A window of the Arachis duranensis cultivar V14167 chromosome 5, aradu.V14167.gnm2.J7QH, whole genome shotgun sequence genome harbors these coding sequences:
- the LOC107487706 gene encoding protein FAR1-RELATED SEQUENCE 5-like translates to MVSCESQESYIWVLHQFLECMQGKAPQSVITDGDPAMRIAIRTVFPDAHHRLCAWHLLRNSTANISDPRFTQMFRHCMLADMEIEEFEAYWESMVNECGVREVEWVKDLYTKKHAWATAYIRGRFFAGVRTTSRCESLHAKLGRFVESRYGVLEFVRNFQRCVDFLRDTEDELDFRSWYGTPVLQTEFVELEKSGWTMFTREMFLRYRDSLKRCVRVRICEFDDSDNPHAYTLQKYQRPEMNWKVYRDHISNRFSCSCMRMESFGIPCVHILSVCVRLDLVEIPESLVLRRWSKAAKLEIHNHCVEQHTADPSVTYRTRLGAFSQLCKRLGRVACMSDEDFKLYSNKLMSDALFLEIKYGLRPLTDNMTTANDCGVKDPIRVRTKGTARMSQAGGSAPKTKRKCSACGKLGHRRTKCPNGGAQPSPRNKQSLAGRNKRKRTEVPVVVPDNCPPENACQAGCDLWEQFSLADP, encoded by the exons ATGGTCTCATGCGAATCGCAGGAGTCATATATTTGGGTTCTTCACCAGTTTCTGGAATGCATGCAAGGTAAGGCACCGCAATCAGTCATCACGGATGGCGACCCGGCCATGCGTATAGCAATCCGCACTGTTTTTCCTGACGCACATCATCGGTTGTGTGCCTGGCATCTGCTGAGGAACTCGACTGCTAACATAAGCGACCCGAGATTCACACAAATGTTTAGACACTGCATGCTGGCAGATATGGAAATCGAAGAGTTCGAAGCGTATTGGGAGTCAATGGTCAATGAGTGCGGTGTGAGGGAGGTTGAGTGGGTTAAGGACTTGTACACCAAAAAGCACGCTTGGGCAACCGCATACATTCGTGGTAGATTTTTTGCTGGAGTACGGACAACCTCTAGGTGCGAGTCACTACACGCCAAACTAGGGAGGTTTGTTGAGAGCAGGTACGGGGTGTTAGAATTTGTCAGAAATTTTCAAAGGTGTGTGGATTTTCTGCGTGACACCGAGGATGAGCTAGACTTTCGTTCATGGTACGGAACACCTGTGCTACAAACGGAGTTCGTTGAGCTGGAAAAGTCTGGATGGACTATGTTCACCCGCGAAATGTTTCTCAGATACCGGGATAGCCTGAAACGGTGTGTTCGTGTTAGAATATGTGAATTTGATGACAGTGACAACCCTCATGCATATACTCTTCAGAAGTATCAGAGGCCTGAGATGAATTGGAAGGTTTATAGGGACCATATCTCGAACAGATTTAGTTGCAGCTGCATGCGTATGGAGTCGTTTGGCATTCCTTGTGTGCATATCCTTTCCGTTTGTGTAAGGCTAGACTTGGTGGAAATCCCTGAAAGCCTGGTGCTGCGTAGGTGGTCTAAGGCAGCCAAATTGGAGATCCATAACCATTGTGTTGAGCAACACACTGCTGACCCAAGTGTGACCTATAGGACACGATTGGGTGCTTTCTCCCAGCTGTGTAAGCGTTTAGGGCGCGTTGCTTGCATGAGCGATGAAGACTTCAAGCTTTACTCAAACAAGCTTATGAGCGATGCTCTGTTCCTTGAAATAAAGTACGGCTTAAGACCATTAACGGATAATATGACAACAGCAAATGATTGCGGGGTGAAGGACCCCATTCGTGTCAGGACAAAAGGCACGGCTCGGATGAGTCAAGCAGGCGGTTCTGCGCCGAAAACGAAAAGAAAGTGCAGCGCATGCGGGAAGCTCGGGCACCGGAGGACTAAATGCCCCAACGGAGGCGCACAACCTTCACCCAGGAACAAACAATCACTTGCTGGGAGAAATAAACGCAAGCGAACGGAG GTACCCGTCGTTGTTCCAGATAATTGTCCCCCTGAAAATGCATGTCAAGCTGGATGCGACTTATGGGAACAATTTTCGCTTGCAGACCCATGA